One region of Aminobacterium colombiense DSM 12261 genomic DNA includes:
- the thiW gene encoding energy coupling factor transporter S component ThiW, with the protein MPFSGTENNASISSSRLHIKKLTVAGLLAGAGVLLSGIYIPVGPTKCFPFQHTINVLAGILLGPWWGASIAFVTSFIRNMMGTGSLFAFPGSIPGVLMVGFAYRLFKKDWAALVEPLGTGPIGATLSALVIGPAIGKTPALGALQFAFLASSIPGALLGFALVIMTKRMGILKDLS; encoded by the coding sequence ATGCCATTCTCTGGAACGGAAAATAACGCCTCTATTTCATCATCACGATTACATATAAAAAAGCTGACCGTTGCCGGACTCCTTGCTGGGGCAGGAGTTCTCCTTTCGGGAATATACATCCCTGTGGGGCCGACAAAATGTTTCCCCTTCCAACATACTATTAATGTTTTGGCAGGGATCTTACTGGGACCATGGTGGGGAGCATCTATTGCTTTTGTTACAAGTTTTATTCGAAATATGATGGGAACTGGAAGTCTTTTCGCCTTTCCAGGCAGTATTCCTGGAGTTTTGATGGTGGGGTTTGCCTACCGCCTCTTCAAAAAAGACTGGGCAGCCCTGGTGGAGCCGCTGGGAACTGGCCCTATAGGCGCCACCCTTTCTGCCCTTGTAATTGGGCCGGCCATAGGAAAAACCCCTGCGCTGGGAGCTTTGCAGTTCGCCTTTCTTGCTAGCAGCATCCCTGGCGCTCTTCTGGGTTTCGCCCTTGTCATTATGACAAAGCGAATGGGCATTTTAAAAGACCTTTCATAA
- a CDS encoding ABC transporter substrate-binding protein: MKKIVVILCLALSIFCFSANSLFAVDKLSLMLDWFPNIDHLPLFVAKEKGIFERHGLELSILSPSETADPLKLAASSHIDLAIAYEPQTIIAASSGIEIKGVGRLIGHPLTTLLFIGGKNIEKPSDLEGKKIGYTVPGMMDLLTDGFAKENGFQKYELINVGFTIIPSLTTGKVDAIMGPYKNYEVVELEQHGYTPGYFELEKYGIPDYDELVFVTGATTLKDKERLIRRFRKAIQEAIEMTRKTPEEALEVYLKAVPEAPRELETAAFARTLDLYAHTQDFSVEKWQKFADFAASIGMIDKEVLVHAILWNGK; encoded by the coding sequence TTGAAGAAGATTGTCGTTATCCTTTGTCTCGCTCTATCCATTTTCTGTTTCTCAGCTAATTCTCTTTTTGCTGTTGACAAACTGTCCCTTATGCTCGACTGGTTCCCCAATATAGATCATTTGCCACTCTTTGTCGCCAAAGAGAAGGGAATATTTGAACGTCACGGGCTGGAATTATCCATTCTCAGTCCTTCTGAAACGGCAGACCCCCTGAAACTTGCTGCTTCTTCTCACATTGATCTTGCAATTGCCTATGAGCCCCAGACAATTATTGCCGCATCCTCTGGCATTGAAATCAAAGGGGTAGGCCGCCTCATAGGACATCCTCTTACCACATTGCTTTTTATCGGGGGAAAGAACATTGAAAAACCTTCAGACCTCGAAGGGAAAAAGATAGGATACACTGTTCCTGGCATGATGGACCTTCTTACCGACGGGTTCGCAAAAGAAAACGGCTTTCAAAAATACGAGCTTATCAATGTGGGATTCACTATAATCCCCTCTCTAACCACAGGAAAAGTTGATGCTATTATGGGGCCCTACAAAAATTATGAGGTAGTGGAACTTGAGCAGCATGGCTACACTCCCGGATATTTCGAACTGGAGAAATACGGAATCCCAGACTACGACGAACTTGTATTTGTAACAGGAGCCACAACCCTCAAAGATAAAGAACGCCTCATCAGGCGGTTTAGAAAAGCTATACAAGAGGCTATCGAAATGACACGAAAAACACCTGAAGAAGCACTGGAAGTCTATTTAAAAGCAGTTCCTGAAGCTCCGAGGGAACTGGAGACGGCAGCCTTTGCGCGAACTCTCGACCTTTACGCCCATACTCAGGACTTTAGCGTGGAAAAGTGGCAAAAATTCGCAGATTTTGCTGCCTCAATTGGAATGATAGACAAGGAGGTTCTTGTTCATGCCATTCTCTGGAACGGAAAATAA